One Nematostella vectensis chromosome 10, jaNemVect1.1, whole genome shotgun sequence genomic window, TCAGGACAGTTTTTTTAGACTTACATGTACTATTGCTCCATACCAAAAATAATTACCAAAAAATGACTCTAAAACTTTCCCTCTGACAGGATCAAGTATTGTGCCAACCAAAAAGGCCCTGAGCTCACACCTTGCCACGCCCCAAGTACCAATATCATGAGTCTTTGCACCCATGCCTAGCCACATCCCAAGTACAATCATCATGAGAGGCTTTGCACCCATTCCTAGCCACGCCCCAAGTACAATCATCATGAGAGTCTTTGCACCCATTCCTAGCCACTCCCATGTACCACTATTATGAGAGGCTTTGCACCCATTCCTAGTCACATCCCAAGTACAATCATCATGAAAGGCCTTGCGCCCATTCCTAGCCACATCCCAAGTACAATCATCATGAAAGGCCCTGCGCCCATTCCTAGCCACGCCCCAAGTAGCACTAAAATGAGAGGCCTTACACCCATTCCTAGCTATGCCCCATGGAGGGCTTTCCCCTTTCTTAACCACACCTAAAGTAACGCTATCGTGAGATGCCCTAAAGCTATACTTCTTGAATTCCTGTTATTCATGTCTAGCATTTTCAACTTTAGTATCAAGAGAAGGGAAGCCAGAATAACCTGGCTGGAGATGAGGAGAAGATTTGGGATGAGTCACCGCCGCCACCATATGAGGCTGACTTGTTCGGACAGATCAAGGAGGCTAAGGAAACGTCTGACGGTTCACTGGACTTCTGTAAACGTGTTGTGCAGCTATTTGCAGGAACAAGTATGTGATTGTGCTATTCAAAAATGAGCATCAGATAGGGGTATGGGACTAGAAAGGCTAAATCCCCACACTTTATTGGCAGCAATTTATCGTTTTTATCCCGGGGGGGGCCGTTATTGTTTTGATAGCCGGACAGCTATTGTTTGTTTGGAAAATAGGACACCTGCATATTCTCCAAGGGAAATGTTTTGGAAGTGATCGCTTAGCGTGAAAACATTATCTTATCGGTCGCATTATTACGTTGTCAAATGTTCTCCAATGAAGTATACGTACACGATATTAAAGAACCATATTACACGTCATGAAGatccatatttgtttttgttttccagTCGGGTGCACAGTAGCCCTAAGCTTACTTATGGCTTTACCCATGGCTATGGTCATCATGGGTAAGTTTCAGTAAAAGCATCATTGTTAAAGGGGTCACGCCAAGAGTTTCCCGTGCGCTACGattaacttttaaaaaaaaaggtattagAGAAGAGAATACACGTCATGAATATTAATGGTTCTTCCTGGTCATCTGCTTGATGTTGAATGATTCATAGATTTCAATTGTTAATACGTGTCACACGtacgttttttctcttgcgCCTTGCCTTGACTTTTTGTTAAAGATTGACACTTTGCGAAAGTCGATCTTTCCGCTTTCCCAGAGGAAACTTCTTATCTTTTAGGCTATATATATGGTAAGCTTACGCAAGTACCATCCCTTagttattttgcattttatttgaGAGCTGCTCAGAAATTTTTTTCTGAAGGTTCTTTCTGATTGTTTTTTCCAGGCGCCAAGTATAAGGACGAGTGCCCTGTAGAGCCATTCATCCCCATCTACCTGATAGTGGGGGGCTCGTTTGGCATGCTAAAGACAATTATTGTGCTATGTCAGCGGGCGCGTAGTCATGACGACGACCTTGACATGGACGAGGACCAATCAATGTCCAGCAAATTCATCGACGGCGTTTTAAATCTGTTCTTGTTCACGTGGTTTATAGCTGGGAACATTTGGGTGTACAGTAAATACAAGCCTAACCCGATACCTCCGGTGACAGACCCTTTGAACTACTGTAACCCTACGCTCTACATGTTCGCGTTTTGGGTCATCACTGCGAGTTATATTCTGATGGGATCCATATGTTTCTGTATCTGCTGTTTGGGGGTGTGCGCTAGTTGTACTGCCTTTTTCGTGACAGTCAAGGACTAGATAGAaatacaaatattttcaaagaaatCCGAGAGAATTTGTTCCAGTTTGGTATATTACTGAAGTGAACCGCTGACCGGTGCTTGGGGTGCTATTAACCTTTAACCACTGACCATCAAATAGCGCTTAATGCCTGCTCGAAGTTAGTGGACGTATGAGAGTGcgtttttttctcaaaataatAGCCTCTCATTAAGGCTGCACGTTTTGTTAAGTTTAGGATACAAACTCAGTCTGCCATCCGCAAGCAGGCATAATATTCGAGGGTGGGGCGGATGATTCAGCCTGTGCAGAAAATCCTTTTAAAATCCATGGCTTAAAAGTCGTCTTGCTCGACATAAGGTGTGCCACGATTGATGACAAAAACGTTTTTTGCACAGACAAGAAACTCCTTCCTCAAGGATCAAATGGTCTCCGTGTCACTGTCAGTAAAACAGACAAATAGAATCAAAAGGGAAAGTATTTTATTACCATACGATAGGAAAAAATATAGGTATTTTCTGAAACTATATCCGTAGTGAGAATATATTTGCATCTGAATAAAATTTGT contains:
- the LOC5519207 gene encoding transmembrane protein 272 isoform X2, encoding MRVSVDGKVYGSQRIHYQEKGSQNNLAGDEEKIWDESPPPPYEADLFGQIKEAKETSDGSLDFCKRVVQLFAGTIGCTVALSLLMALPMAMVIMGAKYKDECPVEPFIPIYLIVGGSFGMLKTIIVLCQRARSHDDDLDMDEDQSMSSKFIDGVLNLFLFTWFIAGNIWVYSKYKPNPIPPVTDPLNYCNPTLYMFAFWVITASYILMGSICFCICCLGVCASCTAFFVTVKD
- the LOC5519207 gene encoding transmembrane protein 272 isoform X1, with the protein product MRTIQRLENNIRAFQLKYQEKGSQNNLAGDEEKIWDESPPPPYEADLFGQIKEAKETSDGSLDFCKRVVQLFAGTIGCTVALSLLMALPMAMVIMGAKYKDECPVEPFIPIYLIVGGSFGMLKTIIVLCQRARSHDDDLDMDEDQSMSSKFIDGVLNLFLFTWFIAGNIWVYSKYKPNPIPPVTDPLNYCNPTLYMFAFWVITASYILMGSICFCICCLGVCASCTAFFVTVKD
- the LOC5519207 gene encoding transmembrane protein 272 isoform X3, whose protein sequence is MYQEKGSQNNLAGDEEKIWDESPPPPYEADLFGQIKEAKETSDGSLDFCKRVVQLFAGTIGCTVALSLLMALPMAMVIMGAKYKDECPVEPFIPIYLIVGGSFGMLKTIIVLCQRARSHDDDLDMDEDQSMSSKFIDGVLNLFLFTWFIAGNIWVYSKYKPNPIPPVTDPLNYCNPTLYMFAFWVITASYILMGSICFCICCLGVCASCTAFFVTVKD